A single genomic interval of Aureliella helgolandensis harbors:
- a CDS encoding DUF1501 domain-containing protein, with product MHISINSSRRRFLKSSLGGATAVGIGAAVPACFAEAAQRGNTRDERILVVVQLSGGNDGLNTVIPYTDEEYRRARPKLAIEKSSVIPCGNDLGLHPAMSGMGNLYEAGQLAIIQGVGYDQPNRSHFESMDIWHTCRRKDQPRPDGWLGRLLDTLQESAGGDVPALHLGREQQPFAVVSQRVRVPTVRELAEFQLQGANRDALRKLLDSQIPSKRQETDSNALLSFLQASTTSALVASQRVAEAAESYHSEVTYPESELGKKLQVIAQLIDAGLQTRVYYVQLDGFDTHAQQPATHEILLREWSDAVSALIRDLDAHSHADRVCVMTFSEFGRRVAENASAGTDHGAAGPMFLCGGGVRAGVTGDPPNLVDLHDGDLQHQFDFRQVYASVLDAWFRTAPGPIVGEGYDPLNLFM from the coding sequence ATGCACATTTCAATCAATTCATCCCGGCGTCGCTTCTTGAAGTCCTCTCTGGGTGGCGCGACGGCTGTTGGCATTGGCGCTGCGGTTCCAGCCTGCTTTGCCGAAGCTGCTCAACGTGGAAATACTCGCGATGAGCGGATTCTGGTGGTGGTTCAACTATCGGGAGGAAACGATGGTCTAAACACCGTGATCCCCTATACAGACGAAGAGTACCGGCGGGCCCGTCCCAAGTTGGCGATCGAGAAATCTTCCGTTATTCCATGTGGTAACGACCTTGGATTGCATCCCGCGATGTCCGGCATGGGGAACCTCTACGAGGCTGGACAATTGGCGATTATTCAAGGGGTGGGCTACGACCAGCCCAATCGTTCGCATTTTGAATCGATGGATATTTGGCACACCTGCCGCCGCAAGGACCAACCGCGTCCCGACGGTTGGCTGGGACGCTTGTTGGACACGCTGCAGGAGTCCGCTGGTGGAGATGTCCCCGCGCTGCATTTGGGTCGTGAGCAACAACCCTTTGCGGTCGTGTCCCAACGTGTTCGCGTTCCAACCGTTCGAGAGCTGGCTGAATTTCAACTTCAAGGTGCCAATCGAGACGCATTGCGCAAATTGCTCGACAGCCAGATTCCATCAAAACGGCAGGAAACGGATTCCAATGCTTTGCTGAGCTTCCTGCAGGCGAGTACAACCTCAGCATTGGTGGCTAGCCAACGCGTCGCTGAAGCGGCGGAAAGCTATCACAGCGAGGTGACCTACCCCGAGAGTGAATTGGGTAAAAAATTACAAGTGATCGCACAGTTGATTGATGCTGGGCTCCAGACACGAGTCTACTATGTACAGTTGGATGGTTTTGACACGCATGCACAACAACCAGCGACCCATGAAATCCTTCTGCGCGAGTGGAGCGATGCGGTCAGCGCCTTGATCCGCGATCTCGACGCTCATTCCCATGCAGACCGAGTCTGCGTGATGACCTTTAGCGAATTTGGCCGGCGCGTGGCTGAGAATGCGAGTGCCGGGACCGACCATGGTGCGGCGGGCCCCATGTTTCTGTGCGGTGGCGGCGTGCGGGCGGGTGTGACCGGAGATCCCCCGAATCTGGTCGATCTGCACGATGGCGATTTACAGCACCAGTTCGATTTTCGGCAAGTGTATGCCTCCGTCCTGGATGCCTGGT
- a CDS encoding DUF1800 domain-containing protein has protein sequence MSESLSMQRIDPEWAWSPFEPSSKIPWDDARAAHLFRRAGLGADHNVLIDARQRPPVVIVQELLAQNTEESDFRATANLLAETVMAGGDPRQLSAAWVYRFLYTPNQLLEKMTLFWHGHFATSAEKVQNARMMWNQNQFLREHALGEFSELVQRISKDPAMLIYLDSAVNRKAHPNENFARELMELFCLGEGNYSESDIQELARCFTGWEVKNKRFRKNRYQQDSGTKSILGQSGAFDGEDGIEIVLEQPQLELFLVRKWYRFFISDEPAPADELLQPLANTFREQGLRIAPVLQQLLSSNLFFSQHAMGRKIRSPVELILGSLRCLSATTNTQTLASGLLELGQGLFYPPNVKGWDGGRTWINSSTLLGRANLISKVLADDSTRFAGMSFSDYLEARQIGTPRQTIEYLSRCLLAIPLSDATQHQLLQSYERSSGGKELKLRALLHAVTSLPECQLG, from the coding sequence ATGAGCGAATCCCTGAGCATGCAACGCATTGATCCTGAATGGGCTTGGTCCCCTTTCGAACCGAGCTCGAAAATCCCGTGGGATGATGCGAGGGCGGCACATCTCTTTCGCCGCGCCGGCCTGGGCGCTGACCACAACGTGCTGATTGACGCACGGCAGCGTCCGCCCGTAGTCATCGTCCAAGAATTGCTGGCGCAGAACACCGAAGAGAGCGACTTCCGGGCAACTGCAAACCTGCTGGCCGAAACAGTCATGGCGGGTGGAGATCCGCGGCAACTGTCTGCCGCTTGGGTCTATCGCTTTCTGTATACGCCCAACCAGCTTCTGGAAAAGATGACTCTATTTTGGCATGGCCATTTTGCAACCAGCGCAGAAAAGGTACAAAATGCCCGCATGATGTGGAATCAGAATCAATTTTTGCGGGAGCACGCGCTCGGAGAATTCAGTGAATTGGTGCAACGGATTTCCAAAGATCCAGCCATGCTGATCTACCTCGATTCCGCGGTGAATCGCAAGGCACACCCCAACGAGAATTTCGCTCGAGAGTTGATGGAGCTCTTTTGCCTGGGCGAAGGAAACTACAGTGAATCCGATATTCAAGAACTTGCCCGATGCTTTACCGGGTGGGAGGTCAAGAATAAGCGTTTCCGCAAAAACAGGTACCAACAGGACTCCGGGACGAAATCGATCCTGGGACAAAGCGGTGCATTCGATGGCGAAGACGGAATTGAAATTGTCTTGGAACAACCACAACTCGAATTATTTCTCGTTCGCAAGTGGTATCGCTTCTTTATCAGCGACGAACCCGCGCCTGCGGATGAGTTGCTGCAACCCTTAGCGAACACCTTTCGAGAACAGGGGCTGCGAATTGCCCCTGTGTTGCAGCAACTCCTGAGCAGCAATCTATTCTTTTCCCAGCACGCGATGGGGCGGAAAATCCGCTCTCCAGTAGAGCTCATCCTCGGCTCTCTCCGTTGTCTGAGCGCCACCACCAATACTCAAACCCTCGCATCCGGCTTGCTGGAACTTGGCCAGGGCTTGTTCTACCCACCCAATGTTAAGGGATGGGATGGCGGACGCACGTGGATTAATTCTTCCACGTTATTGGGACGTGCCAATCTTATCTCCAAAGTTTTAGCGGATGACTCAACTCGATTCGCCGGCATGAGCTTCAGCGACTATCTGGAGGCACGACAAATTGGGACTCCGCGGCAAACGATCGAATACTTGAGCCGCTGCTTGCTGGCTATCCCCTTGAGCGATGCAACGCAGCACCAATTGCTACAATCGTACGAGCGATCCTCGGGAGGGAAAGAACTGAAGCTTCGCGCCCTGCTGCACGCCGTCACCTCCCTACCGGAATGCCAATTAGGTTAA